In one Poecilia reticulata strain Guanapo linkage group LG8, Guppy_female_1.0+MT, whole genome shotgun sequence genomic region, the following are encoded:
- the ints1 gene encoding integrator complex subunit 1: MNRPKPTTLRRPSAAKPSAHPPPGDFIALGSKSQSGEPKAPPVLLKPASTGLPADRKREASSALPSSSGLSTLTKRPKLSTTPPVSALGRLADVAAVDKRAISPSIKEPSVVPIEVSPAVLLDEIEAAESDGNDDRVEGLLCGAVRQLKMNRAKPDITLYLSLMFLAKIKPNVFATQGIIEALCSLLRRDASINFKAKGNSLVSVLACNLLMAAYEEDENWPEIFVKVYIEDSLGERIWVDSSHCKTFVDNIQTAFGTKMPPKSMLLQADSGRTPGDLSAGNSPHPSTPDEDDSQTELLIAEEKLSPEDDGQIMPRYEELAESVEDYVLDVLRDQLNRRQPMDNVSRNLLRLLTATCGYKEARLLAVQRLEMWLQNPKLTRPAQDLLMSLCMNCSTHGADDMEVISSLIKIRLKPKVLLNHYMLCVRELLNAHRDNLGTMVKLVIFNELSNARNPNNMQVLHTVLQHSPEQAPKFLAMVFQDLLTNKDDYLRASRALLREIIKQTKHEINFQSFCFGLMQERKETSYVDMEFKERFVIQVTDLLTVSMMLGITAQVKEAGVAWDKGEKKNLEVLRSFQNQIASIQRDAVWWLHTVVPTISKVGAKDYVHCLHKVLFTEQPETYYKWDNWPPESDRNFFLRLCSEVPLLEDTLMRILVIGLSRDLPLGPADAMELADHLVKRAAAAQSDDLEVLRVERIQLIDAVLNLCTYHHPENIQLPAGYQPPNLAISTLYWKAWLLLLVVAAFNPQKIGLAAWDGYPTLKMLMEMVMTNNYTYPPCTIADEDTKTEMINRELQISQREKQEILAFESHLAAASTKQTITESNSLLLSQLTSLDPQGPPRRPPPQVQEQVKSLNQSLRLGHLLCRSRSPDFLLNIIQRQASSQSMPWLADLVQSSEGSLDVLPVQCLCEFLLHDAADDSLPVEDDEDGESKEQKAKKRQRQQKQRQLLGRLQDLLLGSKADEQTTCEVLDYFLRRLSSSQAASRVLAMKGLSLVLSEGGLKDGEEREQPMEEDSGDAELLPGYQWLLQDLPKLPLFDSVRGMTSTALQQAIHMETDPQTISAYLIYLSQHAPIEEQAAHNDLALDIARLIVERSTIMNSLFSKHSSRPESDAVLSAFLTIFSTYIKRMRKTKEGEDLYSWSESQDQVFLRWTTGETATMHILVVHAMVILLTLGPPKGESDFYALLSIWFPEKKPLPTAFLVDTSEEALLLPDWLKLRMIRSEVSRLVDAALQDLEPQQLLLFVQSFGIPVSSMSKLLQYLDQAVSHDPDSLEQNIMDKHYMAHLVEVQHERGATGGHTFHALLSSSLPPRRDSLETNKAKVTMETPHSSVKMRAATQLPPVGPEDDLTGMLLQIFPIKVDPRWHGPPPSQLSLTLQQALAKELMRARQGQIQQGGLAFRLLQAVAALLTSTHAGPIVLSMHRSHALSCPLMRQLHLYQRLVSQDIAFSSLFLKVVVEMLMWLDNPTLEVGPLKSLLKTFAGQSTHIQRHSDVRTGFIHLAEALAYRRDPEVPLRAVMAMLKAGERCNAEPELIGKVLKGLMEVKSPYLEELLSLLMTVGTQNGAAGPVAMVISLLLQEGEERPGKKEVETKSGCEVTKSGLNSGLLVDWLEHLDPEVTSVCPDLQQKLLFALNKARGTPAYRPYLLALLTHQSNWSTLLQCISALLCKHRDYKLDPSSALDFLWACSHIPRIWQGRDQKIPQKKTEKFVLRLSSEELISLVDLILSESKLSSVSSPSDGRSGLDQASCSLIQSRLPLLHSYCDGSLENIKKVSEYLINCTKKWDDSAMSKWCQNLLLQIYLHFPEVIQHVTLPGDTFSSGGAADGSSCKLDVLVHRLVSLLADVGDSKSAEGRVSDANLACRKLAVSHPVLLLRHLPMIAGLLHGRIHLNMLEFRQQNHMTFFSNVLAILELLQPLVFHSDHQRALQDCLLSFMKVLQNFQRSRSPLIFINKFLQFTQKYITHDAAGAIPYLQKHSDILQSLCAENPDLSQLKSLLAGLTLPVKSSSADVTTEEKDDDLSAGSLPLVNISAPFTLSAADMTMYLKKMSKGEAVEDVLEVLTEVDEKSRRSPEIIQYFTNDLQRLMTSSEELSRNMAFSLALRCIQNNPSLATDFLPTFMYCIGSGNFDVVQTSLRNLPEYVLLCQEHADILLHKAFLVGIYGQIDTSSVISESMKVLHMESTT, translated from the exons ATGAATCGTCCAAAACCTACAACACTGAGGCGCCCAAGTGCTGCAAAACCGTCAG CCCATCCTCCACCAGGGGATTTTATTGCTCTGGGATCAAAAAGCCAGTCAGGAGAACCCAAAGCGCCTCCTGTCCTCCTAAAGCCAGCATCAACTGGTTTACCTGCTGACCGTAAGAGAGAggcctcttctgctctgccctCCTCATCCGGCTTGTCCACCCTTACCAAGAGACCCAAATTATCTACTACACCTCCTGTCAGTGCTCTGGGACGCCTCGCCGATGTTGCAGCAGTGGACAAGAGGGCTATATCACCCTCGATAAAGGAGCCTTCAGTGGTACCAATCGAAG TATCTCCAGCTGTTCTGCTGGATGAGATCGAAGCTGCAGAGTCAGATGGAAACGACGATCGCGTCGAGGGATTGCTGTGTGGAGCAGTGAGGCAGCTGAAGATGAACAGAGCCAAACCGGATATCACTCTGTACCTCAGCCTAATGTTTCTGGCCAAAATCAAGCCCAATGTCTTTGCTACTCAAGGAATTATTGAG GCGTTGTGCAGCCTCCTGCGACGGGACGCTTCCATCAACTTTAAAGCAAAAGGCAACAGCCTGGTGTCAGTTCTGGCGTGCAATTTACTCATGGCAGCCTATGAGGAGGACGAGAACTGGCCAGAAATCTTTGTCAAA gtttataTCGAAGACTCTCTTGGAGAAAGAATATGGGTTGACAGCTCCCACTGTAAGACTTTTGTCGACAACATCCAGACGGCATTTGGCACTAAGATGCCACCAAAGAGCATGCTGCTGCAGGCCGACAGTGGTCGCACTCCTGGGGATCTTAGTGCAG GTAACAGCCCTCATCCATCAACGCCAGATGAAGATGACAGTCAGACTGAATTACTAATAGCAGAAGAGAAACTTAGTCCTGAGGATGACGGCCAAATTATGCCAAG GTATGAGGAATTGGCAGAGAGTGTGGAAGACTACGTGCTGGACGTCCTGAGGGATCAGCTGAACCGCAGGCAACCGATGGACAATGTGTCCCGGAATCTGCTGCGTCTGCTCACCGCAACTTGCGGCTACAAAGAGGCCCGTCTTCTGGCTGTGCAGAGGCTGGAGATGTGGCTCCAGAACCCGAAG CTGACTCGACCCGCTCAGGACCTCCTCATGTCGCTGTGCATGAACTGCAGCACACACGGAGCAGACGACATGGAGGTGATCTCCAGCCTCATCAAGATCCGCCTGAAACCTAAGGTTTTGCTGAATCACTATATGCtgtgtgtgag AGAGCTGCTAAACGCACATAGAGACAACTTGGGCACGATGGTGAAGCTGGTGATTTTCAACGAACTTTCTAATGCCAGGAATCCCAACAACATGCAGGTTCTGCACACAGTGCTGCAGCACAGCCCAGAACAAGCACCGAAG TTCTTGGCGATGGTGTTCCAGGATCTGCTAACCAATAAGGACGACTACCTGCGAGCCTCTCGAGCTTTGCTCAGGGAGATCATCAAACAGACGAAGCACGAGATCAATTTCCAGTCGTTTTGTTTCGGTTTGAtgcaagagagaaaagagacCAGCTATGTGGACATGGAGTTCAAA GAGCGCTTCGTGATCCAGGTGACGGATTTACTCACAGTCTCCATGATGTTGGGCATCACTGCTCAAGTCAAGGAAGCTGGCGTTGCTTGGgacaaaggagagaaaaaaa atctTGAAGTCCTGAGGTCCTTCCAGAATCAGATTGCTTCCATCCAGAGAGACGCTGTGTGGTGGCTCCACACGGTGGTCCCTACAATCAGCAAAGTGGGCGCAAAAGACTACGTTCACTG CCTTCACAAAGTGCTTTTCACCGAGCAGCCTGAGACTTATTACAAGTGGGACAACTGGCCTCCAGAAAGTGACAGGAA TTTCTTCCTCCGCCTTTGTTCTGAGGTGCCGCTGCTCGAGGACACGCTGATGCGCATCCTGGTCATCGGGCTGTCCCGTGATTTGCCTCTAGGCCCGGCCGACGCCATGGAGCTTGCAGATCACCTGGTCAAGAGAGCCGCCGCGGCTCAGTCCGATG ATCTAGAGGTCCTGAGAGTGGAGAGGATCCAGCTCATTGATGCGGTGCTGAATCTGTGTACATACCATCACCCGGAGAACATTCAGCTGCCAGCTGG GTACCAACCGCCAAATTTGGCGATATCCACTCTCTATTGGAAGGCATGgctcctgctgctggtggtggctGCCTTTAATCCTCAAAAAATAG gcttGGCTGCTTGGGATGGTTATCCTACCCTGAAAATGCTTATGGAGATGGTAATGACAAA TAACTACACTTACCCGCCGTGCACCATCGCCGACGAggacacaaagacagaaatgatCAATAGGGAGCTGCAGATCTCCCAGCGGGAGAAGCAGGAGATTTTGGCCTTTGAGAGCCATTTGGCGGCCGCCTCTACGAAGCAGACCATCACAGAGAGCAACAGCTTGCTGCTGTCTCAGCTCACCAGCCTGGACCCACA ggGTCCTCCGCGTCGGCCCCCCCCTCAGGTGCAGGAGCAGGTGAAAAGCCTCAACCAGTCGCTCCGCCTCGGTCATCTCCTCTGTCGCAGCCGCAGCCCCGACTTTCTGCTCAACATCATCCAGAGACAG GCGTCCTCTCAGTCCATGCCCTGGCTGGCCGACCTGGTCCAGTCCAGCGAGGGTTCCCTGGACGTGCTTCCAGTTCAGTGTCTGTGTGAGTTCCTTTTGCACGATGCCGCGGATGACAGCCTGCCAGTGGAGGACGACGAAGATGGAGAGAGCAAAGAGCAGAAAGCCAAAAAGAGACag CGACAACAAAAGCAGAGGCAGCTGCTTGGACGGCTCCAGGATCTTCTCCTGGGTTCTAAAGCTGATGAACAGACAACCTGCGAAGTTCTGGATTACTTCCTGCGCCGTCTTAGCTCTTCCCAAGCTGCTTCCAGAGTCCTAGCTATGAAG GGTTTGTCTTTGGTGCTGAGCGAAGGAGGCTTAAAAGACGGAGAGGAGCGAGAGCAGCCCATGGAGGAAGACTCTGGAGACGCCGAGCTTCTGCCTGGTTACCAGTGGCTCCTGCAGGACCTCCCGAAGCTCCCCCTGTTCGACAGCGTCCGTGGCATGACGTCCACCGCCCTGCAGCAG GCCATTCACATGGAAACAGATCCCCAGACCATCAGCGCATACCTCATCTACCTTTCCCAGCATGCTCCGATAGAGGAGCAGGCAGCTCATAATGACCTCGCGCTG GACATTGCCCGACTCATTGTGGAGCGTTCCACCATCATGaacagtttgttttccaaaCACTCCAGCAGACCCGAGTCCGATGCAGTGCTCTCTGCTTTTCTCACTATATTTTCCACGTACATCAAGAGGATGAGGAAGACGAAGGAGGGCGAGGATCTGTACAGCTGG TCAGAGTCTCAGGACCAAGTGTTCCTCCGCTGGACGACAGGAGAGACGGCCACGATGCACATTCTTGTTGTCCATGCAATGGTCATCTTGCTAACGCTGGGACCACCCAAAG GAGAGAGTGATTTTTATGCTCTGTTGAGCATCTGGTTTCCTGAGAAGAAACCTCTGCCTACTGCCTTCCTGGTCGACACCTCGGAGGAGGCTCTGCTGCTGCCGGACTGGTTGAAACTGAGGATGATCCGTTCAGAGGTCTCTCGATTAGTCGATGCAG ctttacaggACTTGGAgcctcagcagctgctgctgttcgtCCAGTCGTTTGGCATTCCCGTCTCCAGCATGAGTAAACTCCTGCAGTACCTGGATCAGGCTGTCTCTCATGATCCAGACAGTCTGGAGCAAAACATCATGGACAAAC ACTACATGGCTCATCTGGTTGAGGTGCAGCATGAGCGAGGGGCCACTGGGGGGCACACTTTCCATGCTTTGCTTAGCTCATCCCTTCCGCCGCGCAGAG ATTCGTTGGAAACGAACAAGGCAAAAGTTACCATGGAAACGCCTCACAGTTCAGTAAAGATGAGAGCGGCCACTCAGCTCCCACCAGTCGGGCCTGAGGACGACCTCACCGGCATGTTGCTTCAG ATTTTCCCGATAAAGGTGGACCCTCGTTGGCATGGGCCTCCTCCCAGTCAGCTCTCTCTCACCCTGCAGCAGGCCTTGGCTAAGGAGCTGATGCGGGCCAGGCAGGGGCAGATTCAGCAGGGGGGTCTGGCCTTTCGTCTCCTGCAGGCTGTTGCAGCTCTGCTCACTTCCACCCATGCGGGGCCGATTGTGTTGTCAATGCACCGCAGCCATGCGCTCTCCTGTCCTCTAATGCGCCAACTTCATCTGTACCAG CGCCTCGTTTCCCAGGACATTGCTTTCTCCTCTCTATTCCTAAAAGTCGTCGTCGAGATGTTGATGTGGTTGGACAACCCGACGCTTGAGGTCGGACCTCTGAAATCCCTCCTCAAGACCTTCGCTGGCCAGAGCACTCACATACAGCGACACAGTGACG TGAGAACGGGTTTCATCCATCTGGCCGAGGCGCTGGCGTACCGCAGAGACCCCGAGGTGCCACTGAGAGCTGTCATGGCGATGCTGAAAGCCGGGGAACGATGCAACGCTGAACCTGAGCTCATTGGCAAAG TGTTGAAAGGGCTGATGGAGGTAAAGTCGCCGTATTTGGAGGAGCTCCTGTCTCTGCTGATGACCGTTGGCACTCAGAATGGGGCGGCTGGccctgttgccatggtgatatCCCTGCTCCTCCAGGAAGGCGAAGAGAGACCAGGGAAAAAGGAAGTGGAAACGAAGAG CGGTTGTGAGGTAACCAAGTCAGGCCTGAACTCCGGCCTGCTGGTTGATTGGCTGGAGCATCTCGACCCTGAAGTGACTTCAGTGTGCCCAGACCTGCAGCAGAAGCTGCTTTTTGCCCTCAACAAG gcACGAGGCACCCCGGCTTACAGACCTTATCTTTTGGCCTTGCTTACTCACCAGTCCAACTGGTCCACCCTGCTGCAGTGCATCAGCGCTCTTCTCTGCAAGCACAGAGACTACAA actGGATCCGTCATCAGCCCTAGACTTCCTCTGGGCATGCAGTCATATTCCACGCATTTGGCAAGGACGTGACCAGAAGATTCCTCAG AAGAAAACGGAGAAGTTCGTACTGCGACTGAGCTCCGAGGAGCTCATCAGCCTGGTGGACCTGATCTTGTCGGAATCAAAGCTCAGTAGCGTCAGCTCACCCAGCGATGGTAGAAGCGGCTTGGACCAGGCTTCCTGTTCCCTCATCCAATCCAGACTTCCTCTCCTTCACTCCTACTGTGACGGGTCCCTCGAAAACATCAAGAAAGTATCGGAATACCTCATTAACTGCACAAAGAAGTGGGATGACAG TGCAATGAGTAAGTGGTGccagaacctgctgctgcaAATCTATCTCCACTTCCCTGAGGTCATCCAGCACGTGACCCTGCCTGGAGACACGTTTAGCAGCGGCGGGGCTGCAGACGGTAGCAGCTGCAAG CTGGATGTCCTGGTTCATCGCCTGGTGTCGCTGCTTGCTGATGTCGGCGACTCCAAGTCTGCTGAGGGTCGCGTCTCTGATGCCAACCTTGCCTGCAGGAAGCTGGCTGTGTCGCATCCTGTTCTTTTACTCAG ACACCTCCCCATGATTGCAGGACTCCTACACGGTCGCATTCACCTGAACATGCTGGAGTTCCGTCAGCAAAACCACATGACGTTCTTTAGCAACGTGCTTGCCATCCTGGAACTCCTGCAACCACTCGTTTTCCACAGtgaccaccagagggcgcttCAAGACTGCCTCCTGTCATTTATGAAAGTCCTTCAG aactTTCAGAGGAGTCGTTCTCCTCTGATCTTCATTAATAAGTTTCTGCAGTTTACACAGAAGTACATAACACACGACGCTGCAGGTGCCATTCCTTATTTACAGAAGCACTCTGACATCTTACA gagtttGTGTGCAGAAAATCCAGATCTGAGTCAGCTAAAATCTCTACTCGCTGGACTCACTCTGCCAGTGAAAAGCTCCTCTGCAGACGTCACAACAGAGGAGAAAGATG ATGACTTGTCTGCCGGCTCTTTGCCCCTGGTCAACATATCTGCTCCGTTTACACTGAGCGCTGCAGATATGACCATGTACTTGAAGAAGATGTCAAAGGGAGAAGCGGTGGAGG ATGTGCTGGAAGTGTTGACAGAGGTGGATGAGAAGTCGAGGAGGAGTCCAGAAATCATACAGTACTTCACC AACGACCTGCAGAGACTGATGACGTCGTCCGAGGAGTTGAGTCGGAACATGGCCTTCAGTCTGGCCCTGCGCTGCATTCAGAATAACCCCAG CTTGGCCACAGACTTCCTGCCAACTTTCATGTACTGCATAGGGAGTGGTAACTTTGACGTGGTGCAGACTTCTCTAAGGAATCTCCCAGAATACGTACTACTCTGTCAAG aacaTGCTGATATTTTGCTCCACAA